In Massilia antarctica, the following are encoded in one genomic region:
- a CDS encoding TonB-dependent receptor domain-containing protein, whose product MKFQTTRMAAAVSIAVLHIGAAAQQTPSTEVPATDGLNMERVVVTGTSGGSSKMKSSVSVSTLELDAVLKTAPTSAADVLRAIPGVRSESSGGEGNANISVRGVPVSAGGARYVQIQEDGLPVLQSGDFNFITPDSYVKIDGGLDHLEVVRGGSASTLASNAPGGIINFISKTGVEKGGSVGLTKGLDYDTTRVDFDYGAPLLDKTRFFVGGFYRYGEGIRKTGMNTEKGGQIRANVTHELDNGFIRLSFKHVNDKTPTGMPVPVQVNNKVLSEIPGIDPREVSFYSPHWVRDVTLAKDNGKVASDVNDGLAVKSTAIGLEARFTLGDAWTLSENLRWSDNTGRFIGVFAGNNGNIGEYTFATGPNAGKAYSGRAFSAVVFNTSIDDAGAVFNDTRLSKTFTLDQGTKLTATGGLYLSVQNLGLTWNFNEYLMQASGDQPALLRTASATPGLVGPAFGACCSRAVDMQYKLTSPYVNLGVERGALNVDASLRRDMQSASGSANIATGATYYDPATAQRVDYDVSRTSYSVGGNYKLGTGLAVFARASDGVAFNADRILFGAPLDGSAPVSINTVKQLEGGVKWRKGGISTFATVFQAKTRESNYEATTQRSTANSYDAKGVELEAAYNGGALRVAGGLTWTHARITATAPGAEAVIGNTPRRQAKVVYQLTPSYVIGDASFGVSVIGTGKSWADDAHTIIMPAYAVVHGFFNYQLGERTQLALSANNLFNKIGYTEVEGDGHAARSISGRAIKATIKYAF is encoded by the coding sequence ATGAAATTCCAGACCACACGCATGGCCGCGGCCGTGTCCATCGCGGTGCTTCACATCGGCGCCGCCGCCCAGCAAACCCCGTCCACCGAGGTGCCCGCCACCGATGGCTTGAACATGGAGCGCGTCGTCGTCACCGGCACCAGCGGCGGCTCGTCGAAAATGAAGTCGAGCGTCTCGGTCAGCACCCTGGAGCTCGACGCCGTCCTCAAGACCGCGCCCACCAGCGCGGCCGACGTGCTGCGCGCTATCCCCGGCGTGCGCTCGGAGTCGTCCGGGGGCGAAGGCAATGCCAACATCTCGGTGCGCGGCGTGCCGGTGTCGGCCGGCGGCGCGCGCTACGTGCAGATCCAGGAAGACGGCCTGCCGGTGCTGCAATCGGGCGACTTCAATTTCATCACGCCCGACAGCTACGTCAAGATCGACGGCGGCCTCGATCACCTGGAAGTGGTGCGCGGCGGTTCCGCATCGACCCTGGCCAGCAATGCGCCGGGCGGCATCATCAACTTCATCAGCAAGACCGGGGTGGAGAAGGGCGGCAGTGTCGGCCTGACCAAGGGCCTCGATTACGATACCACCCGGGTCGACTTCGACTACGGCGCGCCCTTGTTGGACAAGACGCGCTTCTTCGTGGGCGGCTTTTACCGCTACGGCGAAGGCATCCGCAAGACCGGCATGAACACCGAGAAGGGCGGCCAGATCCGCGCCAATGTCACCCATGAACTGGATAATGGTTTCATCCGGCTGTCGTTCAAGCACGTCAACGACAAGACGCCGACCGGCATGCCGGTGCCGGTCCAGGTGAACAACAAGGTCCTCTCCGAGATCCCCGGCATCGATCCGCGCGAGGTGAGCTTCTATTCGCCGCACTGGGTGCGCGACGTCACCTTAGCCAAGGACAACGGCAAGGTAGCCAGCGACGTGAACGATGGCCTGGCGGTCAAGAGCACCGCCATCGGGCTGGAAGCGCGCTTCACCCTGGGCGACGCCTGGACCCTGAGCGAAAACCTGCGCTGGTCGGATAACACGGGCCGCTTTATCGGCGTCTTCGCGGGCAACAACGGCAACATCGGCGAGTACACCTTCGCCACCGGGCCGAACGCCGGCAAGGCCTACAGCGGCCGCGCCTTTTCCGCGGTGGTATTCAATACCTCGATCGACGACGCCGGCGCCGTGTTCAACGATACCCGCCTGTCGAAGACCTTTACCCTGGACCAGGGCACCAAGCTGACCGCCACGGGCGGCCTGTACCTGTCGGTGCAAAACCTCGGGCTGACCTGGAACTTCAACGAGTACCTGATGCAGGCCAGCGGCGACCAGCCGGCGCTGCTGCGCACCGCCAGCGCCACACCGGGCCTGGTCGGACCGGCGTTCGGCGCCTGCTGTTCGCGCGCGGTCGACATGCAATACAAGCTGACCTCTCCTTACGTGAACCTGGGTGTCGAGCGCGGCGCCTTGAATGTCGACGCCAGCCTGCGGCGCGACATGCAAAGCGCCAGCGGCAGCGCCAACATCGCCACCGGCGCCACCTACTACGATCCGGCGACGGCGCAGCGGGTCGACTATGACGTTTCGCGCACCTCGTATTCGGTGGGCGGCAACTACAAGCTGGGCACCGGCCTGGCGGTGTTCGCGCGCGCCAGCGACGGCGTCGCCTTCAATGCCGACCGCATCCTGTTCGGCGCTCCGCTGGACGGCAGCGCGCCGGTCAGCATCAACACGGTCAAGCAGCTCGAAGGCGGCGTCAAATGGCGCAAGGGCGGCATCAGCACCTTTGCCACCGTGTTCCAGGCAAAGACGCGCGAATCGAATTACGAGGCGACCACCCAGCGCAGCACCGCCAACAGCTACGACGCCAAGGGTGTCGAGCTGGAAGCGGCCTACAACGGCGGCGCGCTGCGCGTGGCCGGCGGCCTGACCTGGACCCATGCCAGAATCACCGCCACCGCGCCCGGCGCCGAGGCCGTCATCGGCAATACGCCGCGGCGCCAGGCCAAGGTGGTGTACCAGCTCACGCCGAGCTACGTCATTGGCGACGCCAGCTTCGGCGTGAGTGTGATCGGCACCGGCAAGTCATGGGCCGACGACGCGCACACGATCATCATGCCGGCCTACGCGGTGGTGCATGGCTTCTTCAATTACCAGTTGGGCGAGCGTACCCAGCTCGCGCTGAGCGCGAACAACCTGTTCAACAAGATCGGCTACACCGAAGTCGAAGGCGACGGCCATGCCGCCCGTTCGATCAGCGGCCGTGCCATCAAGGCCACCATCAAGTACGCTTTTTAG
- a CDS encoding LacI family DNA-binding transcriptional regulator — MGTSPPDDLAGSAAQKRLQMADIARLAGVSKATVSRALNRSPLVNEETRTRILELASSLKYTINIGAQNLRLKQNRTIGVVVPYDSATRQHLSDPFFLSMLGSLADALTERGFDMLLSRVDAEQLDAAAMPFDTGRVIGLILIGQWRHHDQLNQLAARHVPIVVWGAQLPQQLYTTVGGDNVSGGMLATEHLIAAGRRRIAFFGDINLPEVAQRYSGYCNALARHGLPLDPQLRVSVSFLPEGGDQAVREIERRAVPYDAAFACSDLLAMTAINTLRALGKQVPDDVAVVGYDDIELSTYFHPPLTTIRQPIRAAGQALVGALLAIIDNQPAGSLQLPTELIVRATST, encoded by the coding sequence ATGGGTACTTCTCCACCGGACGACCTTGCGGGCAGCGCCGCGCAAAAGCGTTTGCAGATGGCCGACATCGCGCGCCTTGCCGGCGTGTCGAAAGCGACCGTGTCGCGCGCGCTGAACCGCAGCCCGCTGGTCAACGAGGAAACCCGCACCCGCATCCTGGAGCTGGCCAGTTCCCTCAAGTACACCATCAATATCGGCGCGCAAAACCTGCGGCTCAAGCAAAACCGCACGATCGGCGTGGTGGTTCCCTACGATTCGGCGACGCGCCAGCATTTGTCCGATCCGTTTTTCCTGAGCATGCTCGGCAGCCTGGCCGATGCGCTGACCGAGCGCGGTTTCGACATGCTGCTCTCGCGCGTGGACGCCGAGCAGCTCGACGCGGCCGCCATGCCTTTCGATACCGGGAGGGTGATCGGCCTGATCCTGATCGGCCAGTGGCGCCATCACGACCAGCTCAACCAGCTGGCGGCGCGCCACGTGCCGATCGTCGTGTGGGGCGCGCAGCTGCCGCAGCAGCTCTACACCACCGTCGGCGGCGACAACGTCAGCGGCGGCATGCTGGCCACCGAACACCTGATCGCGGCGGGGCGCAGGCGCATCGCGTTTTTTGGCGATATCAACCTGCCTGAAGTCGCGCAGCGCTACAGCGGCTATTGCAACGCGCTGGCCAGGCATGGCTTGCCGCTCGACCCGCAACTGCGGGTGTCGGTGTCGTTCCTGCCCGAGGGCGGCGACCAGGCGGTGCGCGAGATCGAGCGCCGCGCCGTGCCCTACGATGCAGCGTTTGCCTGCAGCGACTTGCTGGCGATGACCGCGATTAACACCCTGCGCGCGCTCGGCAAGCAGGTGCCCGATGATGTCGCCGTGGTCGGTTACGACGACATCGAACTGTCCACCTACTTCCATCCACCGCTGACCACGATCCGCCAGCCGATCCGCGCCGCCGGACAGGCCTTGGTGGGGGCGCTGCTGGCGATCATCGACAACCAGCCGGCCGGCTCCCTGCAATTGCCGACCGAGCTGATCGTGCGCGCCACGTCCACCTGA
- a CDS encoding glutathione S-transferase C-terminal domain-containing protein, with protein MKLIGSTASPFVRKVRVVMAEKKLDYDLELENVWTAETRIHLSNPLGKVPCLIMEDGSPMYDSRVIVEYIDTLTPVCKLLPPNGRDRSDIKVWEALADGVLDAAVLVRLEKTLRPQEQQSPAWIERQMGKVHAGLAVMSANLGESPFCKGNHYTLADVAVGCALGWIAFRFPEIDWRTDYPNLAKLFDKLSERQSFKDTVPF; from the coding sequence ATGAAACTCATCGGTTCCACCGCCAGTCCGTTTGTCCGCAAGGTTCGTGTCGTCATGGCCGAGAAAAAGCTCGACTATGATCTCGAACTCGAGAACGTCTGGACGGCCGAAACCAGGATTCATCTGTCCAATCCGCTGGGCAAGGTGCCCTGCCTGATCATGGAAGACGGCAGCCCGATGTACGATTCGCGCGTCATCGTCGAGTACATCGACACCCTCACCCCGGTGTGCAAGCTGCTGCCGCCGAACGGGCGCGACCGCTCCGACATCAAGGTCTGGGAAGCGCTGGCCGACGGCGTGCTCGACGCGGCCGTGCTGGTGCGCCTGGAAAAAACCCTGCGCCCGCAAGAGCAGCAGAGCCCGGCCTGGATCGAGCGCCAGATGGGCAAGGTGCATGCGGGCCTGGCCGTCATGTCGGCCAACCTGGGCGAGTCGCCTTTCTGCAAGGGCAACCATTACACCCTGGCCGACGTCGCCGTCGGCTGCGCGCTCGGCTGGATCGCCTTCCGCTTCCCCGAGATCGACTGGCGCACCGACTACCCCAACCTGGCCAAGCTGTTCGACAAGCTGTCGGAGCGCCAGTCGTTCAAAGACACGGTGCCGTTCTAA